The Haloplanus sp. CK5-1 genome segment GTGTCTCGATGGCCGAGGCGTCCGTGCCGAGATCCGCCAATCGGTCCACCAGTCCACCGAGGAGCGTCTCGATATCGTCGTCCGTCGTGTCCGCATCGGCGACGTGGTACAGCGTCACCGACGCGTCGGTCTCCCCGAACAGGCCCGCGACGACACGGGCGAGGCGGTCGACCCCAACGGCACCGCGAACGGCGACGAGGACGTCTTCCACCGGTCCGGTCGCGTTCGGGACGAGCGCGGCCAAACAGCCGTGTTCGGTCGTGATACGGTCGATGGTCTTCTGTCCGTCGTGGGTGAACACGAGTCGCCGCTCGACGGTCGCCCCTGCCTCCTCGAACATCGTCTCGTACTCGTCGAGGCGTTCCGTGGCTCGGTCCTCGAACTGCATCTGTGCCTGTCCGGTCGCCGTCTGTTCGGGGATGGCGTGGTATCCCAGCAGAACGACGTGGGCGTTCGCGAGGAGGTCGGGCACGCCCTCGGGGACGGATTCCCCTTCGAGGACGCGAATCGGGACGAGGATCGATGGTCGGTCCGTCATGGTCAGACGTCTCCTTTGAGTGTGACGGTCCCAGCGTAATAACGGTACCAGAGGTACGAGGCGATCATGACGACGACGCCGATACCGATCGATGCGGGTTGCATGAAGACGATCAGTCCGAAACTGGCGAGGGCACCGACGGCCGGAACCACCGGATAGCCGGGCACCCGGTAGCTGGGCGCGTACCACTCGGGGTTCCGCCGTCGCAACACGATCAGGGCGACACACATCAGCCCGTACATGATCAGGTGGAGAAACGAGGCGACCTCCGCGAGGAGTTCGACCCGTCCGGTCGCGACGAGGATCAGGATCGGGCCACCGGCGGCGAGGAGGGCGACGTGTGGCGTGCCGTACCGGAGGTTGACCTCGCTCGCTTTCCGGGGGAGCAGGGCGTCACGGCTCAGCGCGTACACCGCCCGCGAGGCGCTGAGGATCGACGCGTTCGCGCTCGAGAACGTCGCCAACAGCCCGGCGCCCAGGATCGCGACCGCACCGGGCAACCCGAGGAAGTCACGGGCGACTTCGACCATGGCCGTCTCCCCGAACTGTCCCAGCCGATCGGCCCCGAACGCGCTGGTCGCGACGAAGATCGTCACGACGTAGAAGACGGTGACGACGAGTACCGAGCCGACCATCGCCAGCGGGAGGTTCCGGCCCGGTTGTTTGATCTCGCCGGCGACGGTCGCGACCTGGGCGAACCCCAGATACGACGTGAACACGAGCGCCGCGGTCGTCAACACCGGAAAGTATCCCCTCGAGAAGAACTGCTCCGGAACGGTCCCGCGGCCGAACACGCCCACGGCGTCGAGGACACCGTACGAGAGAAACCCCGTGAGCACCACGAGGAGGATTCCCACGACGACGTTCTGAATCTTCGCGGTGTTCTCCGTCCCGCCGATACTCAACGCGGTCAGCGCTGCGCCGAACAGCAGTCCGATCCCGATGACGGGACTGAAGGGGAGTTCGACACCGAGTTCGGTGAAGACGGCGCTCGCGTAGTGACCGAGTCCGACCAGATAGAACGCGGAGGCGAACATCAGCCCCAGCCACAGCCCGAGGCCGACGATCGCACCGTAGGCCGTCCCCATCCCCCGGGAGATGAAGTAGTAGCCGCCACCGCTCCGGGGCATCGCCGTGGCGAGTTCGGAGGTCGGGAGCGCCACGAGCAACGCGATCAGTCCGCCGATCGCAAACGAGAGGGTGGCCGCGAGACCGGCGTTGTTCGCCGCCAACCCCGGGAAGACGAAGATGCCGGCCCCGATCATGGTTCCGATCCCGATCGCCAGTCCACCGACGAGCCCGATGGTCCGTTCGAGTTCGACGCCGTCGTCGTGGATCGTCGTGTCGGCGGTGACGGCCGCCGGCTCCGCCACGGGGACCTCACCGGCGACGTTCTCGCCCGTGCCCTCACCGTCGACAGGCTGTTCGGTCACACGGGACCGATAGTTTCAGCCGTCGGATAAATCCGCCGACCGGTCGTACGGCCCGGTTGTAAGCAGCCGGCGAGAGGGAGACGGACCCGGAGTCGTTCCGAGCACAGCTCGAGCGTGTGGACCGTCCGTGTCCGAAAGCACCACGGATGAACACGCCAATACGTCTGTGTCCGAAAGGATGGTCACTATACCATGGTGTCACTACTCGTCGTTGGTGGCCTGGTCGTCGCCGCGTTCGTCGGATTCAACATCGGAGGATCGTCGACTGGCGTCGCGTTCGGGCCTGCCGTCGGGAGTCGGCTCGTCAGGAAGGTGACGGCGGCAGCACTCTTCAGCGTGTTCGCGTTCGTCGGGGCGTGGACGGTCGGACGCAACGTCATCGTAACGATGAGCGAGGGCATCGTACCGGCCGCACAGTTCACCCCCGTGGCCGGTGTCGGCGTCCTGTTTTTCACCGGGCTCTCGCTGCTCGTCTCGAACCTCTATGGCGTCCCCGCATCGACATCGATGACGGCTGTCGGGGCCATCGTGGGGCTCGGGCTCGCGACGGGATCGCTCAACGAGACGCTGATGTTCACGATCGTCTCCGCGTGGATCGTCGCACCGCTCATCGGACTCGGAGTCGGGGCGGTCATCGGCCGGTACGTCTACCCGCAACTCGAAGCGAGGCTGTCGTTTACGCGCCTCGAACGACAGTTGGTGCAGATCGATCGGTCGGGGCGGGTTCCCCGCCTCCGATTCAACAGGAACGCGTCACCCCGTGACCTCGTTGGATCGGCACTAGTGCTTGCCATCGCCTGTTACATGGGCTTCAGCGCGGGCGCGTCGAACGCCGCGAACGCGGTCGCGCCGCTCGTCGGCAACGGCGCGGTCAGCATCGATCAAGGCGTGTTGCTGGCCGTCGGTGCCATCAGCCTCGGAGGGTTCACGATCGCCAGGCGTACGCTCGCGACGGTCGGTGACGGGATCACGGATCTCCCCATTCTGGCGGCACTCATCGTCTCCACCGTAGGTGCGACGATCATCACCGTCCTGTCGTACTACGGCATTCCGGCGAGCCTCGCAGTGAGTACGACCTGCTGTATCATCGGTCTCGGCTGGGGTCGAGCGAGCCGAGCCGCCACGCTCGCGGAACTCGCGACGCCGCCGTCCAAGGCCCAACCGGGGCCGAATCTCACGACCGGCGCCCTCGCCGCCCCGTCGGCCGAGGAGGCCGAACCGGCCGGACCGACCGTCGGTGACCTCGCGGCCGGCGAGGGGTCCGACACCGAGAGTCGACAAGACGATCCCCCGTCGATCCCACCGATCGGCGAGGAAGACATCGACGAACTGGCGGCCGAGAGTCTGTTCGACCCAGCGGCGACGAGTCGAATCGTCGTCCTCTGGATCCTCACGCCGTCACTCTCGATCGTCGGCTCGTACCTCCTCTTCGTTTTCCTGCTGTGAACCGGTCCGTGGTGTCGATACCCTCTCGAGGCGTGTCCGGCGGCGAACCGGCGACAAACGCGGGTGCTCAGCGATCCGATTCGCCGGACGAACTTTAATATCCGCGTCGGTCGAAGTGCGCGACATGGTTCACACCGCCGTCCGTGGAGGTCCCTGAACGTGGTGGGAGTCGGCTTCTGGGCGCTGGTCGGACTGGCGACACTCACCAGTCTCGCCACGGCGTGGACGCTCGGTGCCAACAGCAACTCGCCACCGTTCGCGCCGGCGATCGGTGCCAACGCCATCTCGACGATGCGGGCGGCCTTCCTGATCGGCATCCTCGCCGCACTCGGCGCACTCACCCAGGGCGGGGCGATCTCCGCGACCATCGGGGCGGGGCTCGTCGACGGCGTCCAGATCACGTCGCTGGCGGCGACTGCGGGCCTGCTGACCGCGACCGGGTTCATGGCCTTCGGCGTCTACACCGGCTATCCGGTCCCGGCGGCGTTCGCAACGACCGGGGCGATGGTCGGCGTCGGCCTCTCGCTCGGCGGCGACCCCGCCATCGACACCTACCGTCGCATCGCGCTCTTCTGGATACTCGTGCCTCCAGTTTCGGGGGGACTCGCCTACCTCACCGCCACCCTGCTCCGACGCGACGACGTCCCGGAGACGGTCGGCGTCCCGTTGCTCGCGGCGGTCGTCAGCGGCATCGTCGCCAACGTCCAACTGGGGGTCATCCCCTCGCCGCCCGACGCGACCCAGAGTTCCATCGCGGGGTTCGTCGCGAGGGGGGTCGAGACACCGACCGTCGGCGGGATCGACCCGCTGGCGGTGTTCGTGACACTTTCGGCCGCCGCGGTGGGGTTCCAGTTCGTTCGCCGGCGGACGCAGGCATCGGTCGAGGACGGCATCCGAACTTTTCTCGTCCTCCTCGGGAGCGTCGTCGCCTTCTCCAGTGGTGGCAGTCAGGTCGGGCTGGCGACCGGACCGCTCGAGAACCTCTACGGGACCGAACTCGGGTTGCCCGGCATCGTCCTGCTGGCGCTCGGCGCGGTCGGCATCCTCGCGGGCGCGTGGATGGGTGCGCCGAAACTGCTTCAGGCGACCTCCCGCGAGTACGCACAGTTGGGAGCCAGACGCTCCATCGCCGCGTTGGTTCCCGGGTTCATCATCGCGCAACTGGCCATCGCGCTGGGGATCCCCATCTCGTTCAACAACATCATCATCTCCGGCGTCATCGGCGGCGGACTCGCCGGTGGCTCGGCGGGCGTCTCTCGCCGAAAGATCGGCGTGACTCTCGCGTTTTGGCTCATCACTCTGGTCACCTCCATCGCGATCGGGTTCGGGCTCTACAGGGCCTTCGCCGCGGTGCTCGGCGGGTGAGGCCGGTTAGCGGACGACGGTCACCGTCACGGGGGCCTCGCCGACGACGCTCGTCGCCACGGTTCCGAGCAGCCGACGAGCGATATCACTCCGCTGACCGCCGTGGCCACCCATCACGACGTGATCGACGTCGTTGGCGTCGACGTAGTCGAGGATGGCCTCGGCCGGATCACCGGTCTCCACCGCCGTCTCGACCGTCCGGTCGAGGTCGGTGGCCCGCGCTCGCGCCCGATCGACGATGCGGTCGCCCCGGTCACGTGCGCTCTCGCACCGGTCCTCGCCGGGTTCGAGGATACCACCCTCGCTCATCGCCCCGTCGATCGGCGTCACCACGTTCAGGACGGTCACCCGACAGTCGAAGAGTTCGAGCGCCCGTTCGAGTGCCTCGTCCGCCAGCGGCGATCCGTCGAGCGGGACGAGGACGTGCGATGGCGCCATGGGTGGTCTTGGGCCTACGCATACATATCGACGGTGGTCGTGGACCCGCCCCCGCCACGCGCGGGTGGGACCGTGACGGCCCCGCCCAAGCGAACCCGTCAAGTGCGCCGAGCACCCACCGGTAGCCGTGAGCGACGCGAATTCGGGTCCACTGTCGCCGGACCGTCCCGACGCCGAACGTCCGTTTCGGGTCGACGCCCCGTTCGATCCCGCGGGCGACCAGCCGGACGCCATCGAGGAACTCGTGTCCGGCTACGACTCCGGGACGGAGCGCCAGACCCTCCTCGGAGTCACCGGGTCGGGCAAGACCAACACCGTCTCGTGGGTGATCGAGGAGATTCAGCAGCCGACGCTGGTGATCGCCCACAACAAGACGCTGGCCGCGCAACTCTACGAGGAGTTCCGGAGCCTGTTTCCCGACAACGCCGTCGAGTACTTCGTCTCCTACTACGATTTCCAGTCCTAAACTATATTATCCTACCGCTACATAGACTAAACGTGGCGATTCGGAATGGTATCTAAATCACACGACGAGTGGTCTGTTATCGCAAACGAACACTCTCGGCTGGAAGAGGAAGTTGAATCGGGCGATATTGTGAAAGAAGACGCCCAAGCAATTGAAGATTTCATTGAACACGACCAAGGTAAGAATAAACTTACTACTGTCCGTGGTCACTTCACTGTTCTCCGAACAGCGGCGCGACGGGCTACAGTTCCACTTGTCGAAAGTGACGAGAACAACCTATCTTCGCTTCTGTCTTCCATGCGCTCCGGAGCGCACCCTGACGTGAAAGACGAAGGTATTGGTGTCTCGAATTACCAGAAGGCTTTCCGAGTGTTCTATCGCTACCATCCCGAACTCGGAGTTGACCCTACGGCGATTGAGATTGACGAGGAACGGGGTCGGCAGGTAGGGGCTGACGACCTACTGTTTCAGGAAGACGTGGACGCTCTTCTAAAAAACTGCTACACTCTCCGTGACCGTGCCTTACTCGCTATGGGATTGGCTACGGGACAACGAATCGACGCACTTCGGACTCTCCGGAACAAGCACGTCACGATACGAGGCCAAACGATGGACATTACGCTTAATGAGGAAGAAGGAACTCTGAAAGGCGCGAGCGGATCCAAGCCTCTGCTGTGGGCCAAACATTACGTGAAGGCGTGGTACAGAAACCATCCATATAAGGACGACCCTGAAGCGGCGCTCTTCTGCCCGACTCCGGACGCGCCTCTTCCCGACGATAGAAATCCCCGTGGGCCGATCCACTACCAGACTGTTCGTGACAAACTCCACCGAATTGGAGAGAAGGCTGGCATAGAACCTGAAAAACCGGTCTATCCACACCTTCTAAGGCACACTGCGATTACTCGTATGGTGCTTGAGGGGCTGAACGAACAAAAAATCAAGAAAATCGCTGGTTGGTCGGCTGACTCGTCACAGTTCGAGATATACGTGTCCATGTCTGACGAATTGTCCAACGATTCTATCCGTGAGGACTTGGGACTGCCAACCTCTGGTGAGGTACCTGTCCTTGGCCGTCCGACGCTTCAGGAATGTCCCGAGTGCCATGACCGCCTACCTGAAGACCCCGACCACTGCCCAACCTGTCAAGTCCCACTGACCACCTACGAAGCAATCGCGGGGGAATACGAAACCGAAATACCGTCACCAGACCCGACGAATTTGGTCGAAGATATGAGCCAAGAAGAGATGTTGAAAACAGTCAAAGCGATAGAAGAAAAACTATCCGAATAATCGGGTACTACTGTTCGTCACTCACCTTCTGTTCCAGTGCTTGCCGGGTACCACACAGAACGCAGTGAGACTCTCGCAGTTCTGACCGTGGACGGGCTTCAGGGCCGATAGCACTTCCACACTCCTTGCATTTGTCGGGCGCTTCTTCCGCTGAATTTGGCGATTTTTCCATCAATCATTGTTTGTACAATTCTATCCAGCAGTTCATCGCTTACGCGAGATTCTATACGTATAAACTTAGGACTCGCCGCATAAAAGAATATCTCCGGAAATCCTGCATACAGGCCGTCTATACCACATCTGTTGGGAATAATCAATTAATCTAAGAGGATTTTTGCTGGCGTCTGAACTATGCGTATGACTAACCAAAATCCTGATGTTAAAATTCCACAGGAACCTGACGACGCTGTGGCGATGGTCGAAGAGGAAATGGACGGCGGCGAAGAGTTAGACGGGACGTTGTAGCGCCCGAGTAGTCGGAGACAACAGAACCAAGTGTTCCTCTTCGCACGCCTGATTCAGATAATCTAACCCGCCAACGTTCGTGCCGCAAATGGTACAGTCTATCATTTGTCCAGCGTGTCATAGAAACAGTCACACCCGATTTACTGCGGTTCGACCGGCAGTAGAAATGTTGAGACGACTATAGTTATAGAAGGCAGTGCGAGATATAGAGGATATAGTCAGCACTGCCTATCGTAGGGTCATCAGCGTCGGGATCTGTAGTAAGCTACGACGTTCGCCGGATGCCGTGACACACCTCGAAGGGGGGATACATTACAGTACGTCAGACAAAGCGCCGGTCATCGAATTAATGTTAATACCGTGTTCCCACTCCTCCCGGAAAGTGTTGATAGAGTGTTCTTGAACACTACCCCAACACTTATGTCCTTGTCTGTAAACAATTGAAACGCAATGGCGAACCAAAATACGATGCAAGTAGAGTGCCCGCACTGTAACGAACCATTCGTCGTCGTACAGGAGAGGTCAGAGCAGACTCACAACCAGCAGTCAGAAGAGCAGGAGGAGCCGATGAACGCTGAGCTATTGAGTTACGAGGAAATTGAAGGGAGCCAACCATACAGCGGACGTGATGAGGAAATTCCCGTCGAACAGTGTGTGCGAGCTAAGATTAACATCGACGGGAAGGTCCGCCGGTTCACTTTCTGGTATACTCCTGAGCGTGAGGGTTACAAATATATCGTCCGCGGGGAGTTCGATTCAGGTTCAAAAATGAAGACGGTCTATTCGGGAGACGGTTCTCCGTTTTACACCGACCGCGGAGTGCCGAAGAACACGGACAAAAAGTGGACCTACCTCGATGAGAAAGAATGCCGTCGTCGTGCGAAAATCGCGGGATTAGGAGAGGTGCGAGAATCTGCGGAGAATCCTGACCGATACCAAATCCCAATTGGTGAGTCGAAGGAGGGGCTTGTTGAAAACGAAAATCTCCTGCTCAAACTCTCAAAGGGGCTGTTAGTGTTCCAAACAGACAGTTACTAATTGGACGCAGGCTTTGAACTCAATTAACTATGACACGAGGACCAGAACGTGATGTAAAGCGGAAAGACGTATTGGCGACGATAGAGCCGGGTATTCCGGTGACAGCGACTACGATACAGGATAATCACTTCGACTGCCACCCCGATACGGTGATGAATCGATTGAAGGAGCTACACAAACTTGGCGAGATTGAAACGAAAAGCCTGGGCGAACGCGCCCGAGTGTGGTGGGTTCCGGCCCCGGATACGGCGGTAGACAAGTCGCTTGTTAACGACGAGATGTTCCGTTCAGCAAAAGATCCCGGTATCCTTCGTGTGATGGCGGACTATCTGAACAACGATACCGAGCCGGTTACATCCGGTGAGATTGCGGAGCGCGTCGATGATTCACCGGATATCATCTACAATCGCCTCCGCAAGTTGGACGAGAGGGGGTGGATTGAGAGTCTGAAGGTCGGGTCTACCGCTAAGGTATGGTGGCTGAATAAAGACAAACTCAAAAGTGAGTCTGATACTGGTTCCGAGGATGATGTCGATTCTACCGTTGGAGTAAATACTGAGCCTAACGCCGAACCTGGAGATTACAACAACCCTCCCTCCGGAAGCGGATCAGATAACCACATAGCAGTGAAGGAATTAACAGACCATTTTGATGAACTTGTTAAAAAAGATGACAGTGAACATGTAGACAACGTTCAGACACTCCTAAACGCACTCCTCAATATCACAAAGAATCTATCTGATGAGGAGCAGTCACAGACTAGTCTGACCCTGTCGGAGGCTCTGAAAGACCATATTCGGGAGGTTGCAGGGAAGACCGAAGCTGAAGGCGTAGAAGGCATTCAGACCCTCGAAGAGGCACTTATACATATCTTAGACAACCCTTACGACGAGAAAAAATCGCTGACCGGATATGAAAAAACTCTCGAAGAACCAATAAAAGTGAGTAG includes the following:
- a CDS encoding universal stress protein — translated: MTDRPSILVPIRVLEGESVPEGVPDLLANAHVVLLGYHAIPEQTATGQAQMQFEDRATERLDEYETMFEEAGATVERRLVFTHDGQKTIDRITTEHGCLAALVPNATGPVEDVLVAVRGAVGVDRLARVVAGLFGETDASVTLYHVADADTTDDDIETLLGGLVDRLADLGTDASAIETRVDRGDDVLDAIVDAADAFDVVVMGESDPSLATFVFGMPADQVADRFLGPVLVAQRESVPDDENSPE
- a CDS encoding APC family permease, producing MTEQPVDGEGTGENVAGEVPVAEPAAVTADTTIHDDGVELERTIGLVGGLAIGIGTMIGAGIFVFPGLAANNAGLAATLSFAIGGLIALLVALPTSELATAMPRSGGGYYFISRGMGTAYGAIVGLGLWLGLMFASAFYLVGLGHYASAVFTELGVELPFSPVIGIGLLFGAALTALSIGGTENTAKIQNVVVGILLVVLTGFLSYGVLDAVGVFGRGTVPEQFFSRGYFPVLTTAALVFTSYLGFAQVATVAGEIKQPGRNLPLAMVGSVLVVTVFYVVTIFVATSAFGADRLGQFGETAMVEVARDFLGLPGAVAILGAGLLATFSSANASILSASRAVYALSRDALLPRKASEVNLRYGTPHVALLAAGGPILILVATGRVELLAEVASFLHLIMYGLMCVALIVLRRRNPEWYAPSYRVPGYPVVPAVGALASFGLIVFMQPASIGIGVVVMIASYLWYRYYAGTVTLKGDV
- a CDS encoding inorganic phosphate transporter; this translates as MVSLLVVGGLVVAAFVGFNIGGSSTGVAFGPAVGSRLVRKVTAAALFSVFAFVGAWTVGRNVIVTMSEGIVPAAQFTPVAGVGVLFFTGLSLLVSNLYGVPASTSMTAVGAIVGLGLATGSLNETLMFTIVSAWIVAPLIGLGVGAVIGRYVYPQLEARLSFTRLERQLVQIDRSGRVPRLRFNRNASPRDLVGSALVLAIACYMGFSAGASNAANAVAPLVGNGAVSIDQGVLLAVGAISLGGFTIARRTLATVGDGITDLPILAALIVSTVGATIITVLSYYGIPASLAVSTTCCIIGLGWGRASRAATLAELATPPSKAQPGPNLTTGALAAPSAEEAEPAGPTVGDLAAGEGSDTESRQDDPPSIPPIGEEDIDELAAESLFDPAATSRIVVLWILTPSLSIVGSYLLFVFLL
- a CDS encoding inorganic phosphate transporter; amino-acid sequence: MVGVGFWALVGLATLTSLATAWTLGANSNSPPFAPAIGANAISTMRAAFLIGILAALGALTQGGAISATIGAGLVDGVQITSLAATAGLLTATGFMAFGVYTGYPVPAAFATTGAMVGVGLSLGGDPAIDTYRRIALFWILVPPVSGGLAYLTATLLRRDDVPETVGVPLLAAVVSGIVANVQLGVIPSPPDATQSSIAGFVARGVETPTVGGIDPLAVFVTLSAAAVGFQFVRRRTQASVEDGIRTFLVLLGSVVAFSSGGSQVGLATGPLENLYGTELGLPGIVLLALGAVGILAGAWMGAPKLLQATSREYAQLGARRSIAALVPGFIIAQLAIALGIPISFNNIIISGVIGGGLAGGSAGVSRRKIGVTLAFWLITLVTSIAIGFGLYRAFAAVLGG
- a CDS encoding universal stress protein, with the protein product MAPSHVLVPLDGSPLADEALERALELFDCRVTVLNVVTPIDGAMSEGGILEPGEDRCESARDRGDRIVDRARARATDLDRTVETAVETGDPAEAILDYVDANDVDHVVMGGHGGQRSDIARRLLGTVATSVVGEAPVTVTVVR
- a CDS encoding site-specific integrase; this translates as MVSKSHDEWSVIANEHSRLEEEVESGDIVKEDAQAIEDFIEHDQGKNKLTTVRGHFTVLRTAARRATVPLVESDENNLSSLLSSMRSGAHPDVKDEGIGVSNYQKAFRVFYRYHPELGVDPTAIEIDEERGRQVGADDLLFQEDVDALLKNCYTLRDRALLAMGLATGQRIDALRTLRNKHVTIRGQTMDITLNEEEGTLKGASGSKPLLWAKHYVKAWYRNHPYKDDPEAALFCPTPDAPLPDDRNPRGPIHYQTVRDKLHRIGEKAGIEPEKPVYPHLLRHTAITRMVLEGLNEQKIKKIAGWSADSSQFEIYVSMSDELSNDSIREDLGLPTSGEVPVLGRPTLQECPECHDRLPEDPDHCPTCQVPLTTYEAIAGEYETEIPSPDPTNLVEDMSQEEMLKTVKAIEEKLSE